From the Endozoicomonas sp. Mp262 genome, the window TTGATTTGTCCGGTATCCCAGGTGACCTGGGCTTCATGGGTGCTTAGATTGACATGGGCCGCTGTTACGCCGGGCAGGGAACCCAGGTGTTTTTCGAGCAGCCAGATACAGGCGGCGCAAGTAATGCCATCAATTAGCAAATTGGCCTGGAAAGAATGGTTGTTTATCTGCTGGACAAAATCCTGTTGAATACCGGGCTGGTCATAGATAAGTAGTTCTTCCCTGAGTCGTTCACTGATTGCTGTCGCCTGTTTACCAGAGTCTGTTCTATGCTGGTAGTAACGGGTTAATCCTCCCGCTATGATAGCCTCCGTTACCGCTTTACAGCCAGGACAGCACATGGGTTGCTGAGTGCCCTCCACTTCGGCATAGAATAAAGGCGTTCCTTTAACGGGGAGTTGGCAGTGATAGCATTGGGTTTCAGTCATACAGCAGTGCTCTTGTTAATACAGCGTTGAGCATGTATGGAATATCAGGTTCCGGACTTGTTTTGCAATGAGATCTCACTATCAGGGTTAACATCCGTTTTTCTGCTGATTCGCCAGCCGGTTTCGTAGCCCACTTCCGGGATCAGGTGATCCAGGGTTTCCAGCTGAACGTAATAACGGCCAGGCGTGAACTTTTCCAATTGACCAACGTAGTCTCCGGATACCGTGCGCCGAAGGGTTACGGTGGTATCTTTATCCGAAAATAGAGGGGATAGCAGGCTGAGCTTCAGGGTTTCAGGGAAGTGGTGGAGTTGCCCTGACACTTTGGCCCGCACTTCTCCGGACATATCATCTATAAGAATGGATGCATTAATGGCCAGCTGAAGTGCGTTTTGATCCCGGGTAAGGTCAATATTGATGGCCTTGCCGCTTTTGTAGTAATCATCCACCACCACACTGTCCGCTTTTTGCAGTGCGATCACTAACTGGATGGTTCCCCAGGTGATAGAGATCACAATAATGCTGATAATAAACCAGGGCCAGGGTTCTTTATACCAGGGTGAATGGGTGGACGTTGGCTGTTTATTCATTACTGATTACTTCCTGTATTTGTCTTAGGCTGTATTGTTCTTGGTGCCATAAACCGGCTTTCTGAGCGGAGTGGCTTTATGGTGGTGTCCGAGGTGGTGATGTTGAATGTGATTGGACGTGAGGTTGCTACTCCCTGTTCTGCCGGTGCTGTGATCCGGATAATATGCTCTGCCACTTCCCCGGCACTGACTGAAAAGGGGCTGTGGTCGTGTAGTTTAAGATTTTTGATGCCGGAGACTGCAATGTTGATATCCAGGTCTTTCTGGCTTTTGTTGGCTACTTTTACCATATAGATATTTTCAATGGCGTTGTCCCGGGTCATACGGAACAATGTATTGCGGTCACGAATGACCTCAAGTTCAAGGGGGATTCTGTCAGCCAGGGTCCAGGCAAACAGGCCGATGATGGTCAGCAGTGCCAGGATATAACCAGCGAGCCGGGGTCTTAGTGTTCGGGTTTTTCCTCCCGTTAATTCTGTGTCAGTGGTATAGCGAATCAATCCTTTCTCATAACCCATTTTATCCATAATGGTGTCGCAGGCATCCACACAGGCTGCGCAACCAATGCACTGATATTGCAGCCCATCACGGATATCTATACCGGTGGGGCAAACCTGTACGCAAACCGTACAGTCAATACAGTCTCCCAGCCCAAGCTCTTTGGGATTGGCGCTGCGCTTCCTTGGTTCCCGTTGTTCGCCCCGCTGCTTATCATAGGCGACCACGAGCGTATCATTATCAAACATTACACTCTGGAAGCGGGCATAAGGACACATATAGAGGCAGACCTGTTCCCTGAGCCAGCCCGCATTGCCATAGGTTGCCAGGGTGAAGAAACTCAGCCAGAAGTAGGTCCAGCTGCCCGCCAGTCCATTAAGAATCAGGCTTGGCAGTTCTTTCACCGGGGTGAAGTAACCCACAAAGGTAAATGCCGTAGCAAAGGCTATGGTGAGCCAGAGCAGGTGTTTGGTCAGTTTTTTTAGTGCTTTCGACAGGGTCAGGGACTGTTTGTCCAGCTTAATCCGGCGATTTCTTTCTCCCTCAGTGAAACGCTCCACCCACATAAAGACCCAGGTAAACACACTTTGTGGACAGGTATAGCCACACCATATCCGTCCGGCAAATACGGTGATGGTGAACAGGCCAAAGGCACAAATAATCAGAATCCAGGAGAGCAGGATAAAATCCTGGGGCCAGAAGGTGGCACCAAAAATATGAAATTGCCGGGCAGGTAAGTCAAAAAGCACTGCCTGGCGTTCTCCCCAGCTAAGCCAGCAGGTACCGAAAAAAAGCAGAAACAGGAAAGTGCCGCCTGCCAGTCTCAGGTTACGAAAGAACCCGGTAAAGCTGCGGGTATAGATTTTTTCCGGTTTTTGGTAAAGGTCTATCAGCTCAGGTTCTGGTTGTCGGTCAGACTGAGGCTGCTTATCAGTGGCACTCATGCATTGTTATCTCATTGTTATAGAGTCTGTTTATGTGTTATCGCCCTCCGTGGACATCCCAAAAGCAGGATTGGCTTGAATTTTACTGGTTACTGGTGGCTGTAGCAACGAGAGGTTGCTGACAATCACGTGATTTCAATTTCAAGTGAAGTGGCTTGATAGCTGTTAGATTGAACTCAGGTCAAACGGAAAACACTGCCCCATTATTTTATATCCAGCCGCTAGTTGCTAGCCGAAGAGGTATTTTAGGTTACCAGAAAATATTAGGTGGTAGAAAACTAGCTATACTGTGTTTTTGGTGTTGTTTTTGACAAAGATTGCAGTAGGGTGAGAGAAGATTATGCTGCTGAAAAACGACAGACAACGCGTACTCTTTTTAAACGGGGTGCGGCTGTGAAAGCAGGTATCGAGAATGAACGAAAAGCCTGCGGCTGGAGCGAGGCTCATATGATTAAAGTGCTTGGACTAGTTGATTTTTTTGTTAAAATTATTCATTTTTTATTTTTGGGTGTCACCCTGATCTTCTTTTCATACGCCCATTGCCAAGATTATTTTGAATCCGATGTGTTCAGGCAATATGTAACTAACCTCAAATTATCTCATTGTGGTAAATTTTTCCCATCAGATTGTCTCTGTACTGAAGAGCAATTTGAATGTCAAATTATGGCAATATTGATTCCTCGTCTGGTTAGTTGTGAAAAGTGGCAACAAATACGCACCAATTCGTGTCAGGGAAATAAATTATGCCTGTTGCCCAGCGCATATCCCAACCGCAAAGAGCTATTATTCCATAGCATGAAAGAGTGTTTAAAAAATAGCACGTTATGTGACTATATGAGGTGCTTAAGAAACTCGTCTGAAGATTATTTACAAAAAATATATGCATGTATAGAAACTCATTTTTATTATCAACAACCACAAGATGTTATCTATCGGTTAAGAAATGTAGCTCAACAACCAGATCACAGGCAATATAACAAGCCTATCAGACAAGGATTAAAAACAGAGAGCAAAGAGCAAACAATAATTAATATAAAAGCGAGCGATATGAGACACCCAGACTATAAAGATGCTGAAAAGCGTTCGGAAAGTTTTGAGTGTTGGCCTGAAGACAAACCAAAGATAGAGTGCATGGTAGAATCGGGTTTCTTTTATGTAGGGGTTGGTGATTTTGTTCGATGTTTTTGCTGTGGTGGTGGGCTGAGAAACTGGTATTTGGATGATGACCCTGATTTGCAGCACTGCAGGGTGTATCAAGCTTGTGCTTTTATGAAGGCGCGGAAAGGAGAGGCATATATGGAAGAAGCTAAAAAACAGCAAGAGGAGCATATAAAATTTGTAAAAGCAAAAAAACAAAATCAAATGGATGTTTTTATATCCGATACTTTGATTCCAAGACTTAAAGAAATGGGATTTAATGATAAGTGGATAAATGAAAGCGAAAAAGAATTTAAAGAATATTGTAAAGATTCTGAAGAGTTGGAAAAACAATTTCAGGAATGGCTATCAGAAAAGGTTTCTTCTTAAGTTTCTGGCAGGCACTAACTATCCGGAATACCCTATTGATTTCATTTTTGTGCCCTCAGATTTCACCTGAGCTTCACTTAACCGAGGCTCCAGATAGAACCAGACATTATTCATCAGCCGGGGCTGTGCCTGTTCGTTGAGGTGGATGCCGTCAGGCTGGTTGAGGGATGGGATTCCGGCCACACCTTCCAGGAAGAAGGGGAGTAGTAAAATATTATGGGACTGGGCAACCTGTTGGAATATTTCTCTGAAGCGGGAAGTATAAGCCGGCCCATAATTGGGCGGAATTCGCATTTCAAATAGCAGGGTATCGATCCCTTGTTGTTTAGTGAGCTGAACCATATCGGCAATATTTTTTTCTATTTGTTGCAAGGGTGTTCCCCGAAGGCCGTCATTAGCACCCAACTCCAGCAATACCAGGTCAGGGGAGTGATTCTGCAACGCCTTGGGTAACCGGCTATGGCCACCGGCTGTTGTTTCACCACTGATACTGGCGTTGATCACCCGCCATTGAGGATGGCTTTCTGCCATTTTTTCCTGTAGCAAATTGACCCAGCCCTTGCGAGAATCCATACCATAAGCAGCGCTGAGGCTATCACCAAATACCAGCAATGTTTTTTTATCAGGTGATGAAGCATCAGCCTGTGCTGTCATTATCAGTAAACAGCATAATAACAAACCGGATGATCGAATGAGTGATAATAAGCTGACGACGGAAGTCATAGTCGAAGCACGATCCCTTGGTAAGCAGGTAGAAAGCCCCGGAGGCGGTTACCTGGATATACTCTCTGAGGTTTCCCTGGAAATCAAGACGGCTGAAACCCTTGCCATTACGGGAGCCTCTGGCAGCGGCAAATCCACATTACTGGGCCTACTGGCAGGATTGGATCAACCCACTTCCGGAGCCGTTTATCTGGCAGGACAATCCCTTGAGGGAATGGATGAGGATGAGCGAGCCAGGTTGCGGGGGCAGGTGGCTGGCTTTGTCTTTCAAAGCTTCCATTTATTGCCCTCTTTAACGGCCCTGGAAAATGTCATGCTGCCGCTGGAGCTGGCGGGTCATAAAAAAGCCAGGATTATGGCAAAGCAGTCACTGGAGCGAGTGGGACTGTCTGACCGTACCCGACACTATCCCGGTAAGTTGTCCGGTGGTGAGCAGCAGCGGGTAGCCATTGCCCGGGCATTTGTGACCCATCCCCGGATTCTGTTTGCTGATGAGCCCACCGGAAACCTTGACCAGCAAACAGGTAGCCGGGTCAGTGATTTATTATTCGAGATGAACAGGGAACATGGCACAACCCTGGTGCTGGTAACCCATGACCTCAATTTAGCAGGTCGTTGCAGCCGATCAGTCATCATTGCCAATGGTCGGCTGAGGGCTGAAGTATGAGCATTCAGTCATTATTGGTCACTGCCTGGCGACAGACAGGACGAGATTTAAAAAGTGGTGAGTTGAGTTTATTGGCGGTTG encodes:
- a CDS encoding FixH family protein → MNKQPTSTHSPWYKEPWPWFIISIIVISITWGTIQLVIALQKADSVVVDDYYKSGKAINIDLTRDQNALQLAINASILIDDMSGEVRAKVSGQLHHFPETLKLSLLSPLFSDKDTTVTLRRTVSGDYVGQLEKFTPGRYYVQLETLDHLIPEVGYETGWRISRKTDVNPDSEISLQNKSGT
- the ccoG gene encoding cytochrome c oxidase accessory protein CcoG: MSATDKQPQSDRQPEPELIDLYQKPEKIYTRSFTGFFRNLRLAGGTFLFLLFFGTCWLSWGERQAVLFDLPARQFHIFGATFWPQDFILLSWILIICAFGLFTITVFAGRIWCGYTCPQSVFTWVFMWVERFTEGERNRRIKLDKQSLTLSKALKKLTKHLLWLTIAFATAFTFVGYFTPVKELPSLILNGLAGSWTYFWLSFFTLATYGNAGWLREQVCLYMCPYARFQSVMFDNDTLVVAYDKQRGEQREPRKRSANPKELGLGDCIDCTVCVQVCPTGIDIRDGLQYQCIGCAACVDACDTIMDKMGYEKGLIRYTTDTELTGGKTRTLRPRLAGYILALLTIIGLFAWTLADRIPLELEVIRDRNTLFRMTRDNAIENIYMVKVANKSQKDLDINIAVSGIKNLKLHDHSPFSVSAGEVAEHIIRITAPAEQGVATSRPITFNITTSDTTIKPLRSESRFMAPRTIQPKTNTGSNQ
- a CDS encoding baculoviral IAP repeat-containing protein → MREDYAAEKRQTTRTLFKRGAAVKAGIENERKACGWSEAHMIKVLGLVDFFVKIIHFLFLGVTLIFFSYAHCQDYFESDVFRQYVTNLKLSHCGKFFPSDCLCTEEQFECQIMAILIPRLVSCEKWQQIRTNSCQGNKLCLLPSAYPNRKELLFHSMKECLKNSTLCDYMRCLRNSSEDYLQKIYACIETHFYYQQPQDVIYRLRNVAQQPDHRQYNKPIRQGLKTESKEQTIINIKASDMRHPDYKDAEKRSESFECWPEDKPKIECMVESGFFYVGVGDFVRCFCCGGGLRNWYLDDDPDLQHCRVYQACAFMKARKGEAYMEEAKKQQEEHIKFVKAKKQNQMDVFISDTLIPRLKEMGFNDKWINESEKEFKEYCKDSEELEKQFQEWLSEKVSS
- a CDS encoding arylesterase, whose amino-acid sequence is MTAQADASSPDKKTLLVFGDSLSAAYGMDSRKGWVNLLQEKMAESHPQWRVINASISGETTAGGHSRLPKALQNHSPDLVLLELGANDGLRGTPLQQIEKNIADMVQLTKQQGIDTLLFEMRIPPNYGPAYTSRFREIFQQVAQSHNILLLPFFLEGVAGIPSLNQPDGIHLNEQAQPRLMNNVWFYLEPRLSEAQVKSEGTKMKSIGYSG
- a CDS encoding ABC transporter ATP-binding protein; this encodes MSDNKLTTEVIVEARSLGKQVESPGGGYLDILSEVSLEIKTAETLAITGASGSGKSTLLGLLAGLDQPTSGAVYLAGQSLEGMDEDERARLRGQVAGFVFQSFHLLPSLTALENVMLPLELAGHKKARIMAKQSLERVGLSDRTRHYPGKLSGGEQQRVAIARAFVTHPRILFADEPTGNLDQQTGSRVSDLLFEMNREHGTTLVLVTHDLNLAGRCSRSVIIANGRLRAEV